In a genomic window of Sulfurisphaera tokodaii str. 7:
- a CDS encoding radical SAM protein yields MKVLLSSGTYYYLKRGIKVSETAYALQYGGCEGKCKFCTQSVLSNADKTYLSRVKWYLVDFNDETAEKLSIFSRFCLQTVIKKGFVDEVIDILKLTRNKHKSVTITPIEVSYLYKFKELNVDYLGVGLDTVKRLWDYVGKPYTFDEYMKFIKEAVRVFGRGHVYAHLIVGLGETDDELISLMKELKDIGAEVALFAFTPVKGTPFENLERPSLERYRHIQRMRYIIFEGKNSKLAYLTSGCPSCDRPYYNEDPRDKLYNIPLRDFRWYMGS; encoded by the coding sequence ATGAAAGTTCTACTTTCTTCGGGTACTTACTACTATTTAAAAAGGGGTATAAAGGTTAGTGAGACTGCTTATGCTTTACAATATGGTGGTTGTGAAGGTAAGTGTAAGTTCTGTACGCAATCTGTCTTATCTAATGCTGATAAGACTTATTTATCTAGGGTTAAGTGGTATTTAGTTGATTTTAATGATGAGACTGCTGAAAAACTTTCCATTTTTTCCCGTTTTTGTTTACAAACTGTAATAAAGAAGGGTTTTGTTGATGAGGTTATTGATATTCTTAAGCTTACTAGAAATAAGCATAAATCTGTTACCATAACCCCCATAGAGGTAAGCTATTTGTATAAATTTAAGGAGTTAAATGTTGACTATTTAGGCGTTGGTTTGGATACTGTTAAGAGGCTTTGGGATTATGTTGGTAAGCCTTATACTTTTGATGAGTATATGAAATTTATAAAGGAAGCTGTTAGAGTCTTTGGAAGGGGTCATGTTTACGCTCATTTAATAGTTGGTCTTGGTGAGACTGATGATGAATTAATTAGTTTAATGAAAGAGTTAAAAGATATTGGTGCTGAGGTTGCTTTGTTTGCTTTTACCCCGGTTAAGGGTACTCCTTTTGAGAATTTAGAGAGACCTTCTCTTGAAAGGTATAGGCACATTCAAAGAATGAGATACATAATATTTGAGGGAAAGAATTCTAAGCTTGCATACCTAACATCTGGTTGTCCATCTTGTGACAGACCTTATTATAATGAAGATCCTAGAGATAAGTTGTATAATATTCCTTTGAGGGATTTCCGTTGGTATATGGGTTCGTAA
- a CDS encoding ribbon-helix-helix protein, CopG family, whose amino-acid sequence MRVVTFKIEENLLQQLDLYALNNRITRSEIIREALIRYLREKKAAAGI is encoded by the coding sequence ATGAGAGTAGTTACATTCAAAATAGAGGAGAATTTGTTACAACAACTAGACCTCTATGCATTAAACAATAGGATTACCAGAAGTGAAATAATAAGAGAGGCTTTAATAAGATACTTGAGGGAGAAAAAAGCCGCTGCGGGGATTTGA
- the nadC gene encoding carboxylating nicotinate-nucleotide diphosphorylase, with product MIKQIMINKLLSLLEEDTYPEDVTSKIVSGIKCKAIIISKDEGILAGQKFIIPFLEYLGIKIENYMKDGTQIKKKDIVLEIEGDAETILGVERLVLNLLGKLSGISTVTHLMTRLAKSVNPYVRIAGTRKTTPGLRVFEKYAIEVGGGDPHRFNLSDAVLIKDNHIALIGSVKEAIRRAKEITSFTKKIEVEVSSLKDALEAYQAGADAILLDNMKPEEIIPVVNELKGKVIVEASGGINPDNVIEYAKTGVDIISSGYITHSSRSLDFSLDVYKS from the coding sequence ATGATAAAACAAATAATGATAAACAAACTCTTATCATTACTTGAAGAAGACACATACCCAGAAGACGTGACAAGTAAAATAGTTTCTGGGATAAAATGTAAAGCCATAATAATATCTAAAGATGAGGGAATATTAGCCGGTCAAAAGTTCATTATTCCTTTCTTAGAATATTTAGGAATAAAGATAGAAAATTATATGAAAGATGGAACACAAATAAAGAAAAAAGATATAGTATTAGAGATAGAAGGAGACGCAGAAACAATCTTAGGAGTAGAGAGATTAGTACTGAATCTATTAGGCAAATTATCTGGTATATCTACAGTAACCCACTTGATGACAAGACTGGCTAAGAGTGTAAACCCTTATGTTAGAATAGCTGGGACCAGGAAAACAACTCCAGGTTTAAGAGTATTTGAAAAATACGCAATTGAAGTAGGTGGAGGAGATCCTCACAGATTTAATCTTTCCGATGCAGTGTTAATAAAAGATAATCACATTGCTCTAATCGGAAGTGTAAAAGAAGCTATAAGGAGAGCTAAAGAAATAACAAGTTTTACTAAAAAAATTGAGGTTGAAGTATCAAGTTTAAAAGATGCATTAGAAGCATATCAAGCTGGTGCAGATGCTATACTTTTAGATAATATGAAACCAGAAGAAATAATACCAGTAGTAAATGAATTAAAAGGGAAAGTAATAGTAGAAGCTTCTGGCGGAATAAATCCAGATAATGTAATTGAATATGCAAAAACGGGGGTTGACATTATTTCAAGTGGTTATATAACCCATAGTTCAAGGTCATTAGACTTCTCTCTTGATGTATATAAATCATAA
- a CDS encoding lipoate--protein ligase family protein produces MRLIIEGGERGERQMALDETMLLLLTKDLIPETVRFWNFKPTTLTLGRFLAVKDWVNEEELRRFNFPLIRRFTGGGPALHDENGEITWSVAIKGNDLMKAYQTIAKALINALSHFDLKGEFSPINDIVVQGKKIVGMAGAIKRNSILVHGTFMYATNPEFMRVIKSPKVKEAERGEAKSRVTTVSLLLGYNISRSEALEALIEGFKSVFNLEDGELTDIEKEFSESLRFKYTNPQWTYLR; encoded by the coding sequence ATGAGACTTATAATTGAAGGTGGCGAACGTGGAGAGAGACAAATGGCTCTTGATGAGACTATGCTTCTGCTTCTTACTAAGGATTTAATACCAGAAACCGTTAGGTTCTGGAATTTTAAACCTACAACTTTAACGCTAGGTAGATTTTTGGCAGTAAAGGATTGGGTTAATGAGGAAGAATTGAGACGTTTTAATTTCCCCTTAATAAGACGTTTTACCGGTGGTGGTCCGGCTTTACATGACGAAAATGGTGAAATTACTTGGAGTGTTGCTATCAAGGGTAATGATTTAATGAAGGCTTATCAAACTATTGCTAAAGCGTTAATTAACGCTCTTTCTCATTTTGATTTGAAGGGAGAGTTTTCTCCGATAAATGATATTGTTGTTCAGGGTAAGAAGATTGTTGGAATGGCTGGGGCTATTAAGAGGAATTCTATTTTAGTTCATGGTACTTTTATGTATGCTACAAACCCAGAGTTTATGAGGGTCATTAAGTCTCCAAAGGTTAAGGAGGCTGAAAGAGGTGAGGCTAAGTCTAGAGTTACTACTGTTTCTTTACTTTTGGGTTATAATATATCAAGGAGTGAGGCTTTAGAGGCTTTAATTGAGGGTTTTAAGTCTGTTTTTAATCTTGAGGATGGTGAGTTAACTGACATAGAGAAGGAGTTTAGTGAATCATTAAGGTTTAAATATACTAATCCTCAATGGACTTATTTGAGATGA
- the sufC gene encoding Fe-S cluster assembly ATPase SufC, translated as MTTLKIENLHVTVEGKEILKGVSLTINSGEIHVLMGPNGSGKTSLSLAIMGHPKYKITEGKILLDNEDITNLETHEKVKKGLFLAFQNPIEISGVKLSTLLVAEYNRIYGSSQSPLQVISYVKELSKTVGVSDSLLNRGVFEGFSGGEKKRTEILQMLLMKPKIAILDEPDSGVDVDGLRAIAEAIVKLRNENNTGYLIITHYRRILDHVKADKVHVLYRGKIVASGGMELAKLIDEKGYEGILK; from the coding sequence ATGACAACTTTAAAAATCGAAAATCTTCACGTAACAGTAGAAGGTAAAGAAATACTCAAAGGTGTCTCGCTAACTATAAACTCTGGAGAGATACATGTATTAATGGGACCTAACGGAAGTGGAAAGACCTCATTATCACTGGCTATAATGGGACATCCTAAATATAAAATCACTGAAGGCAAAATCTTACTAGATAATGAAGATATAACAAATCTTGAAACACATGAAAAAGTCAAAAAAGGATTATTCTTAGCATTTCAAAATCCCATAGAAATAAGCGGAGTAAAACTTTCTACATTACTAGTAGCGGAGTATAACAGAATTTACGGTTCATCACAATCCCCGCTACAAGTTATAAGTTATGTAAAAGAACTAAGTAAAACTGTAGGAGTAAGTGACTCATTATTAAACAGAGGTGTTTTTGAAGGATTTAGTGGTGGAGAAAAAAAGAGAACAGAAATTCTACAAATGTTATTAATGAAACCTAAAATAGCAATACTCGATGAGCCAGATTCAGGTGTTGATGTTGACGGTCTTAGAGCTATTGCTGAAGCTATAGTAAAACTTAGAAATGAGAATAATACTGGATACTTAATAATAACTCATTATAGAAGGATTCTTGATCACGTGAAAGCTGATAAAGTTCATGTACTTTATAGAGGTAAAATAGTAGCTTCTGGTGGGATGGAATTAGCTAAACTTATAGATGAAAAAGGGTATGAAGGAATATTGAAATAA
- the nadA gene encoding quinolinate synthase NadA, whose product MPDAVELIKEIKNLKRNKNAIILGHNYMEYGVQLVSDFTGDSYDLAVKAMKTNADIIVFAGVYFMAEQAAALNPDKKVLSPDPNAGCSLSDSLDVDTLKKYKEMYPNAPVVLYINTSIYTKALADYIVTSSTAIKVVKSLDADTIIFGPDANLANYVERKTGKRLVKVPPNGRCIVHANYTRQLVELARKKYPNAILMAHPESPLEILEASDFVGSTNQMIKFAKESPYKEFIVATELGMINALKLQVPEKTFYPLVTTEAYACARCPYMAMITLEKIKRSLEEEIYEVKVPKDIAERAKEAFERTMRLLNN is encoded by the coding sequence ATGCCAGACGCAGTGGAGTTAATAAAAGAAATAAAGAATTTAAAGAGAAATAAAAACGCGATAATTTTAGGTCATAATTATATGGAGTATGGAGTACAATTAGTATCAGATTTCACTGGAGATTCTTATGATTTAGCAGTAAAAGCAATGAAAACAAATGCAGACATTATAGTATTCGCTGGAGTATATTTTATGGCAGAACAAGCAGCAGCATTAAATCCAGATAAAAAAGTATTATCCCCAGATCCTAATGCCGGTTGCTCTTTATCGGATTCCTTAGATGTAGATACTTTAAAAAAATATAAAGAAATGTATCCTAATGCTCCAGTAGTATTGTATATTAACACTAGTATTTACACGAAAGCATTAGCAGATTATATTGTAACTTCTTCAACTGCTATAAAAGTAGTGAAAAGTTTAGACGCAGACACAATAATATTCGGTCCAGACGCAAATTTAGCAAATTACGTTGAGAGAAAAACTGGGAAGAGATTAGTAAAAGTGCCACCAAACGGAAGATGTATAGTCCATGCCAATTACACAAGACAACTAGTTGAATTAGCAAGAAAGAAATATCCTAACGCAATACTCATGGCACATCCAGAAAGTCCATTAGAAATATTAGAAGCATCAGACTTTGTAGGCTCAACAAATCAAATGATAAAATTTGCTAAAGAAAGTCCCTATAAAGAATTCATAGTAGCTACAGAGTTAGGTATGATAAACGCATTAAAGTTGCAAGTACCAGAAAAAACATTCTACCCATTAGTTACTACTGAAGCTTATGCATGTGCAAGATGTCCTTATATGGCTATGATAACATTAGAAAAAATAAAAAGATCACTAGAAGAAGAAATTTATGAAGTGAAAGTACCTAAGGATATAGCAGAAAGGGCAAAAGAAGCATTTGAAAGGACAATGAGACTACTAAACAACTAA
- a CDS encoding L-aspartate oxidase → MIYIIGSGIAGLSAGVALRRAGKKVTLISKRIDGGSTPIAKGGVAASVGSDDSPELHAQDTIRVGDGLCDVKTVNYVTSEAKNVIETFESWGFEFEEDLRLEGGHTKRRVLHRTDETGREIFNFLLKLAREEGIPIIEDRLVEIRVKDGKVTGFVTEKRGLVEDVDKLVLATGGYSYLYEYSSTQSTNIGDGMAIAFKAGTILADMEFVQFHPTVTSLDGEVFLLTETLRGEGAQIINENGERFLFNYDKRGELAPRDILSRAIYIEMLKGHKVFIDLSKIEDFERKFPVVAKYLARHGHNYKVKIPIFPAAHFVDGGIRVNIRGESNIVNLYAIGEVSDSGLHGANRLASNSLLEGLVFGINLPRYVDSSWEGISTDDGIVHSVRISGNKTLSLKEIRRINWENVGIIRNEEKLVKAINTYSSSTQNEAIISYLTALAAEIRKESRGNHFREDYPYKDPNWEKRIYFKLVV, encoded by the coding sequence ATGATCTATATAATTGGTTCAGGTATTGCTGGTTTATCTGCTGGTGTTGCGTTAAGAAGGGCTGGAAAGAAAGTTACTTTAATAAGTAAAAGAATTGATGGTGGTTCTACTCCCATAGCTAAGGGTGGTGTTGCAGCTTCTGTTGGAAGCGATGATAGTCCAGAGCTACATGCTCAAGACACTATTAGGGTTGGTGATGGATTGTGCGATGTAAAGACTGTTAATTATGTTACATCTGAGGCTAAGAATGTTATAGAGACTTTTGAGAGTTGGGGTTTTGAGTTTGAGGAGGATTTAAGGTTAGAAGGAGGTCATACAAAGAGGAGAGTTTTGCATAGGACTGATGAGACGGGAAGAGAGATATTCAACTTTTTATTAAAGCTTGCTAGGGAGGAAGGAATTCCCATAATTGAGGATAGACTTGTTGAGATAAGGGTTAAAGACGGGAAGGTTACTGGTTTTGTTACGGAAAAGAGGGGTTTGGTTGAAGATGTTGATAAACTTGTTTTAGCTACTGGTGGTTATTCTTATCTTTATGAATACTCTTCTACTCAATCTACTAATATTGGGGATGGTATGGCTATTGCTTTTAAGGCTGGGACTATACTTGCTGATATGGAGTTTGTACAATTTCATCCTACTGTTACAAGTTTAGACGGAGAAGTTTTCTTACTAACAGAAACTTTAAGGGGTGAGGGAGCACAAATCATTAATGAGAATGGAGAAAGGTTTTTATTTAATTATGATAAGAGAGGAGAATTAGCACCTAGGGATATTCTTTCTAGGGCTATTTATATTGAAATGTTAAAGGGACATAAGGTTTTTATTGATTTGAGTAAAATTGAGGATTTTGAAAGAAAGTTCCCTGTTGTTGCTAAGTATTTAGCTAGGCATGGTCATAATTACAAAGTTAAGATTCCTATATTTCCTGCAGCTCATTTTGTTGATGGAGGTATTAGGGTTAATATTAGAGGGGAAAGTAATATTGTAAATCTTTATGCTATTGGCGAGGTTAGTGATTCTGGTTTACATGGTGCTAATAGGTTAGCTAGTAATTCTCTTTTAGAAGGTTTGGTTTTTGGCATTAATTTGCCAAGATATGTTGATAGTAGTTGGGAGGGAATATCTACTGATGACGGTATTGTTCATTCTGTTAGGATATCTGGTAATAAGACTCTGTCTCTTAAAGAGATAAGGAGGATCAATTGGGAAAATGTTGGTATAATAAGGAATGAGGAGAAATTGGTTAAGGCTATAAATACTTATTCTAGTTCTACGCAAAATGAGGCTATTATATCTTATTTGACCGCATTAGCTGCTGAAATAAGAAAGGAGAGTAGGGGTAATCATTTTAGGGAGGATTATCCTTATAAGGATCCTAATTGGGAAAAAAGGATTTATTTTAAGTTAGTTGTTTAG
- a CDS encoding SufB/SufD family protein, protein MSIIDFSSVQKYISNLENKGERQKLLSLAESLPYQIINDSPTVKHYTEWSEYDKLNLTIFPSSNKVKKYEIEGYKTIYIQDDNIIGGEISFEPTNNLMKADETKLVSLTLALSKKLKINIEDSSKILIYHNVTEKGYISPANIEINVKEGAIVDIIYLAENEIPDSLQSSVISLKIGRDSQVNFTLIAKSTYIYNYSKVYCEGELNATLFATKSKMAHIEYTTILEKDARSVFSAKSIGRDNDKIDMKVNVQHEGLRSVSEGNLKGIATDNALVVVRGDASVNQIAFDSSTSIIGRAYILGKDAKSIVAPMLEVKTGRVLMAKHSASVSRVPDDLIFYLENRGLSRKEAESFLIRGFIEDEKDPEILKKVIEETLAESKIIVSV, encoded by the coding sequence ATGAGTATAATCGATTTTTCTTCTGTACAAAAATACATTTCTAACTTGGAAAATAAAGGAGAAAGACAAAAATTACTTTCTTTAGCAGAATCATTGCCATACCAAATTATAAACGATTCTCCTACAGTTAAGCATTATACTGAATGGAGTGAGTATGATAAACTTAACTTAACAATCTTTCCCTCTTCAAATAAAGTAAAGAAGTATGAAATAGAAGGATACAAGACAATCTATATACAAGATGATAACATAATAGGAGGAGAAATAAGCTTTGAACCAACAAATAATCTGATGAAAGCAGATGAAACTAAGCTTGTCTCTTTAACATTGGCATTATCAAAAAAACTGAAAATAAACATAGAAGACTCTTCAAAAATCTTAATATATCATAACGTAACAGAAAAAGGTTACATTTCTCCAGCTAACATAGAAATAAATGTGAAGGAAGGTGCAATAGTAGATATAATATATCTGGCTGAAAACGAAATACCAGACTCCCTTCAATCGTCAGTTATTTCTCTAAAAATAGGAAGAGATTCTCAAGTTAATTTCACATTAATTGCCAAATCCACATACATTTATAATTATAGTAAAGTTTATTGTGAAGGAGAACTTAACGCAACATTATTTGCTACTAAATCAAAAATGGCGCACATAGAATATACAACAATTCTAGAGAAAGATGCAAGATCAGTCTTTAGTGCTAAATCAATAGGAAGAGACAACGATAAAATAGATATGAAAGTAAACGTACAACATGAAGGATTAAGAAGTGTAAGTGAAGGAAACTTAAAAGGAATAGCTACTGATAATGCATTAGTAGTTGTAAGAGGAGACGCATCAGTAAATCAAATAGCATTTGATTCATCTACATCGATAATAGGTAGAGCATATATATTGGGTAAAGATGCAAAATCGATAGTAGCACCTATGTTAGAAGTAAAGACTGGAAGAGTACTAATGGCTAAGCATTCTGCATCAGTATCTAGAGTACCAGATGATTTAATATTCTATTTAGAAAATAGAGGATTAAGTAGAAAAGAGGCAGAATCATTTCTAATAAGAGGATTCATTGAAGATGAAAAAGATCCAGAGATCTTAAAGAAAGTAATTGAAGAAACTCTTGCGGAAAGTAAGATAATAGTTTCGGTTTAG
- a CDS encoding radical SAM protein — MRKFSVISISGGSCSLSCTYCNSTYIKSMEPAISEEEFYKILKKKYERGVKGFLISGGFDPQGRLLNLKRILPVMKRVKREFEDVIFNIHPGLVERELIEEMSDVVDIVDYEFAYSLRAFENKGIKRNREDYIKVLEDFITRGPKYIVPHIILGFPNDDIEESIKIASSMKPYLVNFLVLIPTKGTPSENFGIPQISDIIKYVELGSRLMNGKVSIGCMRPYKIKDELDKIVVERGLVERISNPSRKLWGYLDMYDACCSLPLEYLNKFKL; from the coding sequence TTGAGAAAATTTTCTGTTATAAGCATATCTGGTGGTTCTTGTTCTTTAAGTTGCACATATTGTAATTCAACATATATAAAGAGTATGGAGCCTGCTATTTCTGAAGAAGAATTTTACAAAATCTTAAAGAAGAAGTATGAAAGAGGGGTTAAGGGGTTTTTAATTAGTGGTGGTTTTGATCCACAAGGGAGGTTACTGAATCTCAAAAGAATATTACCGGTTATGAAAAGGGTTAAAAGAGAGTTCGAAGATGTGATTTTTAATATTCATCCTGGGTTAGTAGAAAGGGAATTAATAGAGGAAATGTCTGATGTTGTCGATATTGTGGATTACGAGTTTGCTTACTCACTAAGAGCTTTTGAAAATAAGGGGATAAAGAGGAATAGGGAGGATTATATTAAAGTTTTGGAAGATTTTATAACTAGGGGTCCTAAATATATTGTTCCCCATATAATTTTAGGTTTTCCTAATGATGATATTGAGGAGAGTATTAAAATTGCTTCTTCTATGAAACCTTATCTTGTTAATTTCTTAGTCCTCATACCTACTAAAGGTACTCCCTCGGAGAATTTTGGTATCCCTCAGATTTCTGATATTATTAAATATGTTGAGCTTGGTAGTAGGTTAATGAATGGAAAGGTTAGTATTGGTTGTATGAGACCTTATAAGATTAAGGATGAGTTAGATAAGATAGTAGTAGAAAGAGGTCTTGTTGAGAGAATTTCTAATCCTTCCAGGAAATTATGGGGTTATTTAGATATGTATGATGCTTGCTGTAGTTTACCTTTAGAGTATTTAAATAAATTTAAACTTTAA
- the sufB gene encoding Fe-S cluster assembly protein SufB has protein sequence MPEEKFSLDINEIINATIEAKNNNLSQSEFHKRVVESGLSKDVIVEISKLKKEPEWMLRLRLKSLELFEKLPTPNWLPDFLSELDVSKMEIYIKPDVERTSNWDEVPPEIRKYYEQLGIPQSEQQYLGGLVATFESESIYSNVKQELAKKGVIMMPPEEAIQKYPDIIKEYFTKIFPVSDHKFAALHGALWSGGVFVYVPKGVKITTPVEGFFIIGSEMEGQFEHTLIIADEGSYIHFIEGCSAPQFKKFSFHDGMVELYAKKNAYIKFTTVQNWSKNVINFNNKRAWADENSTVEWVEGSLGSKYSFVYPSTILRGRNASSTSLVVTLASGEGEWKDSGSKMIHAAPNTKSKVINKNIGFNGGVNIYRGLIRVNKGATGAKAFVKCDSLMLDEKTKAYTFPHNQVFEEDADVAHEAHTFRMNEDQLFYLMNRGIDEKESVSMLVLGFIDEIMKELPFEYATMLNKVIKLELDKLGAVA, from the coding sequence ATGCCAGAAGAGAAATTCTCGCTTGATATTAACGAGATCATAAATGCCACAATAGAGGCTAAAAACAATAATCTTAGTCAAAGTGAATTTCATAAACGTGTAGTAGAGTCAGGGCTAAGCAAAGACGTAATCGTTGAAATTTCAAAACTCAAAAAAGAACCAGAATGGATGCTCAGATTAAGATTAAAAAGTTTAGAATTATTTGAAAAACTCCCAACTCCTAATTGGTTACCAGATTTCCTTTCCGAATTAGATGTTTCAAAAATGGAAATTTACATAAAGCCTGATGTAGAAAGAACATCAAATTGGGATGAAGTACCACCAGAAATTAGAAAATATTATGAACAATTAGGAATTCCTCAGTCAGAACAACAATACTTAGGAGGTTTAGTTGCAACATTTGAATCAGAATCAATTTACTCTAACGTTAAACAAGAATTAGCTAAGAAAGGAGTAATAATGATGCCGCCAGAAGAAGCAATACAAAAATACCCAGACATAATAAAAGAATACTTCACAAAAATCTTCCCCGTTTCCGATCACAAATTTGCCGCACTTCATGGTGCCTTATGGAGTGGTGGAGTATTCGTATATGTACCAAAAGGTGTGAAAATAACCACACCAGTCGAAGGATTCTTCATAATAGGAAGTGAAATGGAAGGACAATTTGAGCACACCTTAATCATAGCAGATGAAGGTTCATATATACATTTCATTGAAGGATGCTCAGCACCACAATTTAAGAAATTCTCATTCCACGATGGTATGGTAGAATTATATGCAAAGAAAAACGCTTATATTAAATTCACAACAGTACAAAACTGGAGCAAAAATGTAATTAACTTTAATAATAAGAGGGCATGGGCAGATGAAAATTCAACAGTGGAATGGGTAGAAGGTTCTTTAGGATCAAAATATAGTTTCGTTTATCCATCAACAATATTAAGAGGAAGAAATGCCTCATCAACAAGTTTAGTAGTAACATTAGCCAGCGGTGAAGGAGAATGGAAGGACAGCGGATCAAAAATGATTCACGCAGCACCAAATACTAAGAGTAAAGTAATAAACAAGAACATAGGATTTAATGGCGGAGTAAACATATACAGAGGCTTAATAAGGGTTAACAAAGGAGCTACTGGTGCAAAAGCATTTGTAAAGTGTGATTCACTAATGCTTGATGAGAAAACAAAAGCATATACATTCCCACATAACCAAGTCTTTGAAGAAGATGCAGATGTAGCTCATGAAGCCCATACTTTCAGAATGAATGAAGATCAATTATTCTATTTAATGAATAGAGGTATAGACGAAAAAGAATCAGTTTCAATGCTAGTCTTAGGATTTATTGATGAGATTATGAAAGAACTACCATTTGAATATGCTACAATGCTGAATAAGGTTATTAAGTTAGAATTAGATAAACTAGGTGCAGTGGCATAA
- a CDS encoding AbrB/MazE/SpoVT family DNA-binding domain-containing protein, with protein sequence MSDETTRFSKDVETRKVQRLGSSSLFITLPKKWINKWGIKPGDKIIMEVSEDGTLRLVAEKIKLNSNKRSVKIDIDSFKQSMTTAIPCLYALGYDEIVFSSRKNLEHKEVEDVMNFSKQLVGIEVSEVTEDRIKLDCLLDTEKIGIESLLRRILNIIAKKVDDIIAILKGQNQSEVQSTIEDLRRVYLMLLRRSMGGRYNSERDTLRNFIIAVNSSILLRVYHVMQKLNEVIKKDEKLRNDQEINKKLIEVFQKINDLFDEIIMSILFPSIKRISNGFTLISQIKLALSQINTDNQILLSYMDDLLTMLEEALNNSSCSLFLEEAPWIERNLSS encoded by the coding sequence TTGTCTGATGAAACAACAAGATTTTCAAAAGATGTAGAAACTAGGAAAGTTCAAAGACTGGGTTCTTCTTCTCTTTTTATAACATTACCTAAAAAATGGATAAACAAATGGGGAATTAAACCAGGAGATAAAATAATTATGGAAGTATCTGAAGACGGCACTTTGCGTTTAGTTGCTGAAAAAATAAAATTAAACTCAAATAAAAGGTCTGTAAAAATCGATATTGATAGCTTCAAGCAATCAATGACTACAGCAATCCCTTGTTTATATGCACTAGGTTATGATGAAATAGTATTTTCTTCTAGGAAAAATTTGGAACATAAAGAAGTAGAAGATGTAATGAATTTCTCAAAGCAATTAGTGGGCATAGAAGTATCTGAAGTTACAGAAGACAGAATAAAACTAGATTGCTTATTAGATACTGAAAAAATAGGCATAGAATCTTTACTAAGGAGAATATTGAATATTATAGCAAAAAAAGTAGATGATATTATAGCTATTCTTAAAGGTCAGAATCAGTCAGAAGTACAATCTACAATAGAAGATCTTAGACGGGTATACCTTATGTTATTAAGAAGAAGTATGGGTGGAAGATATAATTCTGAAAGGGATACTCTGAGGAATTTCATTATAGCTGTAAATTCTTCTATATTGTTAAGAGTATACCACGTAATGCAAAAACTTAATGAAGTTATAAAAAAAGATGAAAAACTGAGAAATGACCAAGAAATAAATAAAAAATTAATAGAAGTATTTCAAAAAATAAACGATTTATTTGATGAAATAATAATGAGTATATTATTTCCAAGTATAAAGAGAATTTCTAACGGATTTACCCTAATATCACAAATTAAACTAGCATTATCACAAATAAATACGGATAATCAAATTCTCCTAAGTTATATGGATGATTTACTTACTATGCTAGAAGAAGCATTAAATAACTCTTCATGTTCATTATTCCTTGAAGAAGCCCCTTGGATAGAGAGAAATTTAAGCTCATAA
- a CDS encoding Hsp20/alpha crystallin family protein translates to MPAFKDLDELIKNLLKQEEEKFRRIQREIEEEIERELRRFSSPLYSVNETDEGYEYLIDVPKADLATLKVESRPRRLSVSCKTKDGKEYRLNLSLPDDADPSTMDVSRVKWLLKVTIKKKKQ, encoded by the coding sequence ATGCCGGCTTTTAAAGACTTAGATGAATTAATAAAGAACCTATTAAAACAAGAGGAAGAAAAATTTAGAAGAATACAAAGAGAAATAGAGGAAGAAATAGAAAGAGAACTAAGAAGATTTTCTTCACCATTATATAGTGTTAATGAAACCGATGAAGGATACGAATATCTTATAGATGTTCCTAAAGCTGATTTAGCTACATTAAAAGTTGAATCAAGACCAAGGAGATTATCTGTTTCTTGTAAAACAAAGGATGGTAAAGAATATAGACTTAATTTAAGCTTACCAGATGATGCTGATCCTTCAACTATGGATGTTTCAAGAGTTAAATGGTTATTAAAAGTAACAATAAAGAAAAAGAAACAGTAG